From Anopheles coluzzii chromosome 3, AcolN3, whole genome shotgun sequence, the proteins below share one genomic window:
- the LOC120959529 gene encoding eukaryotic translation initiation factor 5A: MTEMEDTHFETADSGASQTFPMQCSALRKNGHVMLKGRPCKIVEMSTSKTGKHGHAKVHMVGIDIFTGKKYEDICPSTHNMDVPNVKREDYQLTDIDDGFLVLMSDNGDLREDLKIPDGELGTQLRSEFDSGKEIVCTVLKSCGEETVIAIKNNTSGDKN; encoded by the exons ATGACTGAAATGGAGGACACTCACTTCGAAACCGCCGACTCCGGCGCGTCCCAGACGTTCCCGATGCAGTGTTCCGCGCTGCGCAAAAATGGTCACGTGATGCTGAAGGGACGGCCCTGCAAGATTGTGGAAATGTCCACTTCCAAGACTGGCAAGCACGGTCACGCCAAGGTCCACATGGTCGGAATCGACATCTTCACCGGCAAGAA GTATGAAGATATCTGCCCGTCAACACACAACATGGACGTCCCGAATGTAAAGCGCGAGGACTACCAGCTGACCGACATTGACGATGGCTTCCTGGTGCTGATGAGCGACAACGGCGACCTGCGTGAAGATCTGAAGATCCCGGACGGTGAATTGGGTACCCAGCTGCGCTCGGAATTCGATTCCGGCAAAGAGATTGTC TGCACTGTCTTGAAATCATGTGGCGAAGAGACTGTGATTGCCATTAAAAACAACACC